The genomic region TGACTATCTCTTCATCTTCTCCAATGTTAGAGGACACTGAAGCACTTTGCAGACGCTCTTCTTTCATTTGACTCCCTGCCTCTATATCCAGGACACTCTCTCCTTCTGCGGGGGTGTAGCTTTCTAAAATGCCCTCCACTATGTCTCCTTCCTCTGCCTTCTTTTTCTCTAAGAGTGTATCCATGATATCCCCTGTCTCGCTGAGGTCTCTGTACTTTATCCTGTCCTCTTCTCCAGCCAGGTCTTCTCCCTTTTGAGAGAAATCCAGAGCCTCCTCAGCAGGGTCTTTTAAATTAGGTATTTCATAACAGGAACCAGAAGTGAGGCCTTCCTTGGCGTCCTTTTCTGGCAGAACATCGTCAACATCAGCTCGCCATTCCTGGAGAAGATGCTCATATCCTCCTACAGCTTCCACATCCTCATCCTGAGCCTCAGACTTCTCTCTCTCAGTCAGCAGGGGCCCAGCAACCATAGCATCCAAGACATCACTTCCTATGGTGCCTCTATCCAGAGGCAGTGACCTGACCCCCTCCGGGTCTCTCAGCTCTTGAGCACATATGTCCACACTGGCCACACCGCCATTAGAAGCCTCGCGGGAGGGCTCATCCTCCAATTTGACCCTGTTCACTGCTGCATCTGCGTCACTGAGGGCCTTCTCGACAGCCCCATTTTCAGCACCTGACACCCCCTTGATTGCGTCGAAGTTGGCGCCCGACACAACTGACGTCTTGACAGGCACGCCGGGTTCCACTCTTCTGTTTCCGAGCGATTCGACCTCGTCAATTCTGTAGAAAAATCAGGAGGAAAAGCGAGGGTAAGCTTCGTGAGTTAACGTCTCATAAAAATAGCACATAAAAATACCATGGTACACACTGCATCTGTGCTTTAAGTGGACAGTGCTACAACACCTACATCTGCACATTAAGTTTGGCGTCCGTATCTCCATGGTCCCCTTTCTCAGAAACGCACGGTATATTTTTCACATATTTAACACGTACCGGGATTCACGTCCTCGGCATGAAGTCCTCGGCAGAGTCTGAGCAACCACTCTGGCAAACTCATCTTAACAAGAGGTCTGTTAGCGCGCCATGCTGCCAGTGACGGCTGCCAGCTCCGGGCTCCCACATACACGCAGTGTAATTAAAAACGGCCCGGCCTACACGTCTGCTTGCATTGCTGCTCTGCATATTCCTCCCAAACCCACTGCCTGAGCCTGGCCCTCCATCCACGGCTTATGCTCGCTATTAATTCAGATCCATCTCTGGCATATTGAGCATCACGGCATGCTGCTTGCACGTTTCTCGTGAGCCCGTATTTAAACTGGGGCACCGGCATCTAACCACACCACTGCCATGCATATAAGCTTCACTCTTGGCCTGCTCGCAACAGACCCTTCTATTTGTGTTCAGCACCTATGCAGCTGCACCCCTGCAACCTACACCGGCGATTAGTAACGACCTAAAAGGGATTGAATGCATGCACGACTGCGTGTTAATTGGGGTGAGCAGCCTGTTCTTATGACCACCGCTTCTTGGTTAGAATCTACAGAAAGCAGAGCCTCCTTTGAGAATGCCAACCTGCAGGCTCATTATATGCCACAGAGAGCagtggaaagcctgtcaaaCAGATTTACTATATCAAGATCCCCGTGCTCCACACCTCACTCGGAGGCCCTTTTTTCATAGCTATGCCCTCACACTGATGCCACATATGCCACCCGCATCCTTATTAAAGGGGCCGAGAAGGACGAGGCTCAATGCCATATCCAACGTGTCCCGTGTATTGGGGATGCCCCCATCTGGCCACATGCAGTAATGACTCAAGCTGCCATCTTCTGTATCTTCCACAATGAGACCCACCTAGTTTTGGGAAAGTGGCTCCAACTTTTGTAGCTCAGTTAAACAATGATATGTTAAGATGACATCAGTGATATATGTGAGAAGATGTTGCAAGAATGAGTGCTAACAGTCCCGCCTGCCATGTTTTGCATAGACAATGACAAGAAATTTCCACAATGTTACATCGGAAATATATAGAATGTGGAACTAGCACCATCTAGCGTTCTGGAAACTATATTACACAGGCGCGACGTTAAATAAATACCCGACACCAAGTTGTCCGACACTGTGGAGTTTCCAATAATATAGGTGCGGAATAAAGAACACTAATaagtgtctctctctccccctccattCTTTCGGATAGTGCTGCCCTCACCAAAAACCGATCCCGCCCAACTCTTACGTAGACCAGGCGGACTCACTCAGCGCCAGCTGTCACGGTCCCGTGCTCTTCGGCTCCGCTGACACCACCCGGTCTCCGCTCCTTCTGTTTGGAAGAATGATATACAAGTGAAGGCGTCGTTTTAcaagagcaggctgctgctcTTTGGGGGTTTGTTACCCCCGAAGTTTGACAAGACGCCCCGGTTGATATTTACCTTAAATGAGTGATTGTTGTAGAATCTGTCTTCAAGCCTGGCAGCCCAGTCAGCAGGATCCACCCCACTGTCTGTTACACACCGTGCATTTACTACATCAGCACAAATCCTGATACACTGTCCACTGTACGAAGCACAGTTGCTGAATTTTATAACGCAATACATACCTTTAACAACAACGTAAGTGTTACTACTAAGCTATAGatacaaataaacacacagcatCTCCTATATCAGAGATATACACCATGGTTGTTTGGGGCTCATAACAAGCAGATCTGTACCGGCTCTTTCTTTCAGGAGGTCATTGAAATAGAGGGCAGCGAAGGTGGGTATGTCTTCTGGCTGGTCTCTCAGGATCTCTCTGGCCAGCCCTCCCAGTAGGTTTCCGAAGCCCCGGGGGACGCGGAGGTGGGTGTTGGAAAAAGGCACGGACATCCCCTGATTCCTGGGGTCAGTGCGGAGACACTTACTTTCTGAACTTTTGCTGCAGCAACGTCCCAGATTTATATCTCAATAAATTTCCCACGCTGCATGTGACTATGGTGGTAGCACATTTACTGTATTCATAATTTTTCAGAACGTATACCTACacaattaattaaaacaaataagCCTTGCTTGGTAACCAGTTGAAACAATTTAGCATTTTCAGGGTTTTCTCAATTTACACATCATTATACGTAGTGTAGAATGTTTGATTAATCATTATTACTATTAGTATTAACTGACTATTAAGCTAACCGCAAAGCTGCCAGATAAAATGATCAAATCGATTGGCCTCCCAAAAGTTTATCCCTTGTTAGGAAGCTATCTTAACGAGAGAAAAAATATTATTTCTATAGAACTTGGATTGTTAGAAGTGTGTCTTACCGTTTATTTCGTGCAGAACAAAAGTTGAGAAACGAGACGTTGTCGGCTGTTACCAGGCAACAGACCACGCGCAAATGTTTACTACGGAAACCCGAATAGGTTAAACAAGGCTGGTTTAAAAGTCGATTCGGATAAATGGTAACATTTTTAAAGGTATCAAATTTAGAGATTAAATTTAACCATGCCCTCTCGCTTTCTCGTTTTTTTCAGACTAGTTGTCTGAAAATGTGTTTCTTACAAGAATCTCAATCTTTACACAGACAAACATACAAACCCACGCACAAACGCATAAACTCAGCCAACCATGCCATGAAAatcttaaaatatttattaggaTAAAAATACTTGCAGTCAACTTGGCATAGTTTGCCTTTCATGTATGACATCACTGCATTATCAGGTATGTTCAACACAACTGTTTATGAGACCAGTAAGCGGTTACTAAGCGATATCTAAAAAGCACACGAACACTGTGCCATGGTAACAAacacacagcagggggcagctctgAGTCCGTGGCCCTTAGCTCATTGGCAAAGGATAGTAGGTGATGACAGCATATTCCGAGCCAGTGCTCATCTTCCTGGCCACCTCCCTCTGATGGACATGGAGCCGGTCGGCTGAGCGGGACGTCTGAAGTAGGGCACTTCGCGAGGCCTCCCCCTGCCATCGCTGAGGGGGGCGGGTTGTTGGGTTTAGTAAGCAGCCTCAGAAATGTGTGACAGAAGTCAGGTGAGGCAGGAAGATGGGCATGTTTTCCTGCTGTTGGTTCTTTAAATCAGTATTACCTTCTTATGAGGGGAGCAGCAAAGTAATGTAACTAAACCATAAATAAATGTCAGGGGATTTAACAAAATTCCCTCCATTAATTGAAGTAAAAGCTGTTCATGAAGCAGTAGAATATGTTGTGGTACGAAACATAGAATTTTTTTAACAATACCTTCCCATAATTCCCTGGTGCTGAGTCAGGAGCATTTGAGAGCTCTGGTGAGCTGGATCCTCGCACAGAAATGATGATGTCAGCGTATGGTACCTCCTGTTCACTCTGGCAGCCTTAGGATGCCGAGGGGAGGATTAGGGAGTGTTCAGTAACATGTGCTGTTCAGAGAACTGAGATAAACACTTCATACATGGGGGAGGGTCTCCGGCTGCTCCTTACCTGCTTCTGTTACCCTGACAGCCACGTTCTCCCAATTCCTCATGCATTCGCCTAAAATGTCACTCAGTTAGAACATCTGCTGGCCTCCAGACTCACctaacagaataaaatgtcccTCACCTGCTTGCATGGCCACTGCTGCTCTCCCTTCATTTACTGTTGGTTCACTgtgaacagaaacacacacacacacaggtttgtaattacatCTCCATTTTTTTAATGGGGAaatctctaatcccaacatggtgACCTGAACATCTACtctgccctaaccttaaccataaattatatatatattatatatacacacacacacacacacacacacacacacacacacacacacacacacacacacacacacacacacacacacacacacacacacacagtacaggccaaaagtttggacacaccttctcattcaatgtgttgtctttattttcatgaccattgaaTCTACCAgaattggtagattctcactgaaggcatcaaaactatgaatgaacatatgtggagttatgtacttaacaaaaaaaggtgactgaaaacatgttttatattctagtttcttcaaaatagccaccctttgctctgattactgctttgcacacttgctaaacacctctgggaactccttcaagactgttggaaaaccatttcaggtgactacctcttgaagctcattgagagaatgccaagagtgtgaAAAGCAGTTAAGTacgtaactccacatgtgttcattcataattttgatgccttcagtgagaatctaccaattcTGGTAGAttcaatggtcatgaaaataaagacaacacattgaatgagaaggtgtgtccaaacttttggcctgtactgtatatatatatatatatatatatatatatatatatatatatatatatatatgcaactTATATTTCTCCATTTCATTTTAATCTTatttctgtaagcctgctgTAAATATTATGGTCAGACTCAGTTTCAGTCATTACCCAGAAAAAACATGAAGATTAagtagtaagatgttttttttattataactaAATAATGATAAAGACGATAAGCTTGTACTTAACCTTTTACTCCTGTTAACAGAATCACCTGTAACAAAAAAagaatgaattaataaaaaccgtaataaaatgtaatacaaGAATGGCACTAGTTGCTTTGAAATTTAAAGAATTACTTATTAATATAACATGAACATCATGTCCAAGAAGTATCTCATCTTATGgcatgtgctgcctgggataagctcaAGGCTCACCCACAATCATCATCATAGTggatagaaatataaaatacaacCTTCTATATCTAACTGCGGTCATCTTATACTGGTACAGGAATGCAATGCAATACCGGTCATCTAGCTGCCAGATATCTCTTGGGCCCTGTACAAGTGGAGCCTGAGTCTCCTGAAGTTAGGGGATTCTGGGTCTCACCTCGGTGCTTGGCCTTATGGGTAATGCAGAAGAATGCAGCAGCAGCTGcgagcaccatggcaacaaagaGCATGGTCACAGCAAGGGTCTTAAGCCATAGAGTCGAGCCTGTGGTTCAGTCAGAGTGGAAAAATGGTGAGTTAGCACACTTATGCTCACATTAACCTGTGAGACATCCATCTGAAGATGTCTGTTGTAGATATGTGCTGTGGTTGGGGGAAACCCTCACCAGCTGCGTCTATCTCCACCATCACAGAGCTGTTGAACACACCCATCTGGCACATGTAGCTTCCCATGTCCTCCTGCTTCACCTCACGCATTGTAAGTGTTGTGTCAGTACCCACGCTTAGCCACTGGGAGGTGCTGCTTCTCCTGAACCAGTGCACGGTGGAGGAGGAATGGCCATCAACATGGCAGTAGAGCCTGAGGAACCCACCCACACTTGTTCTGATGGTGTCAGAGACAGGCACAGTCTTGTCTGAGCTCTCAGCATCTCTGCTGTAATACACCTGCAGAGAAGGATCTGGAACAAAAGCAGCAGAGCAACAGTCAAGGGGCTGGGAGTTTATTTACAGTCATAAAACAGTCATTCTTTgtctctttatatatatatatatatatatatatatatatatatatatatacatgtgccAGGGGGTGCTGTACAGGGGGAAAGTTAGAATGATTCCAAACACCAGAATCACAGGGGTcctaaaaattaagaaaattatTTCATAACCTTTCATTGTGCAGTCACTGAAATTACAAGAAAATTGcagaaaattattatttattgtttacaaataaaaataaatatcctCTGTCCTCCCCCTCTGTTTTTGCAGGAATGATTCAGTCCTGCCTCCCCCCTCTGTTTTCGCTGGAATGATTCAGTCCTGCCTCCCCCCTCTGTTTTCGCTGGAATGATTCAGTCCTGCCTCCCCCCTCTGTTTTCGCTGGAATGATTCAGTCCTGCCTCCCCCCTCTGTTTTCTCTGGAATGATTCAGTCCTGCCTCCCCCCTCTGTTTTCGCTGGAATGATTCAGTCCTGCCTTCCCCCTCACAGCACACTGGTTGGCCAATATCGGCTAGCCAGCCTACGTTCTAAGAAGTTAGTGTGAATCCCAGCGTGTGCCTAGAATGTCGCCGTTAAAATCCGGCTGTCAGAGAAGAAAATGAAGGCCACGAAAGTTGAAAGAGAAAAGAGAGGCTGACAATTGTTCAGTTTTTCCTCAGTGAACAGGCATATAGCCTACATTACTGTTTGCCCATATGTCTAATTCTATAGAACCCCCCAGACTTCGCAACATCAATGTTGGGGGCCCAAGGAAGCATTTGCTCTGGGAGCCCAGAATTTGTAGCGTGTATATAGCACCGCAGTCCTGGTGAATGTTATTTCAAGTTACTATATACAacgtaataataatagtaataataataataataataataagaagaagaataatagtaatagtaatagTAATGACACCTTTCATGCATGAAATGCAGCTCAAAGTGCTTCACCTATGGGATTAAAATGAAATATGCATGTAATGAATGTGAGTAATGTAACAATAAAGCTCTACTTGACTTATCTAGTGCTGAGCAGGAAATCAGAGGCCCTGCAGGTGCTGGTGATACGTTGAGTGTGGTGACAGGCCTCGGATACTCACGCCCCTCCCCCAGGCTCCTGTCACACCTCAGGGGTTGGCTGAGGGCCACATGATGGATTTCACAGCTCATGGTGCCCCTGTCATGGGGGGTTAAGGAGCCGAGAGTGATCGTGCTGCAGACAGAGAACGTTCCATTCGGCTCAGGCCTCACAATGATGTCTTTGGCCCCATCCAATGGGGAGCCATTATGGGACCATGTGACTGTCACCGTCTTTGGGTAGAAGCCCCCGGAAGTACAGGTTACTTTTGAGGATCCAGATTCCTCCCTTGATAATGTCAGCACTGGAGAACTGGGTGGGGCTGTGAAAAGAAAATCCCAGATCTCAAGCTGCCAGCTCTACCGCACACAAAACACTCACTCGCCACCCCCCAGGCCTGCTAGCAAACAGATAGAGGCCCTTCATCTTATCAATTAAGGCTGGAATTGCCGCCCTGTCCCACATAGGGTTTAGTCCGCCGAAAGCCATGTGGTTAGCCTTGGAGGGACATCAAGCCCCTCGCGTCGctaatactctgtgactgtcacAACAAGATCACGTGCCCAAACATGCCCCACTGTGTTAGGCTCAGCTTCAGTATTGATTCTCCTTCAAAGCAGGCAGTATGTAACCCGTTCATATACTCGTCATACATCAAGAATAGCTGAGCTGGGCTACTGCGCTCTGCAACTTATTTGAATTGAAATGCACCGTGGCGTTACTTGTCTTCACTGTGCTATCCTctatttattcattatttattgtATGCAGGTCCTCCTTGTGCTGCCTCCTTGTGGCTGAGTGAGGAAGCATCTCACTGCATTTGTTGATCATAGCCAGTAAAACATCTTAAATCTTGAATCTATTTCTACAGAATTCAGTTCATATTTTGGGCCATTAGACCTTTTGAGAAAGTCACAGGTTAGCTAATGGATTACAAAACAAGAAAAACgttcaaatctggcctcctacCGACTCCACACATGTGTTACTTTGTCAAAAACACTTTTAAAGTTACAAACTCTTACAAACTGATTTCTGATGTGGTAGCGACACATGGCTATTTGTGAGGTTCCTTTAAGCCTGCCCTACCTTGGACCTGCACCATCACGTGTCGCTCTGCCCGGTGAGACAGCTCCGGACTGTTGGTGTCCTGGGAGAAGCAGGAGTAGTTGTGTGCGGCGGGGTCAGCTGAGGCCAGGCGCAGGGACAGGGTAACGCCACACACACCGCCGTGCTCTGAGATGCTGACCTTTGACTGTACAGGTTGGCAGTCAGGCTGCCCCACTTTCCAAGGACACCAGTCGCCCCTCACCCACCCAGAGGAGCAGTTATACGTGCAGGTGAGGTTGAGTGGCAGCCCCAGTGTAGCATAGACGATTTCATGGGGCACGGCTGTTCGCCTGTCAGTCGCTGCACTGCCTGAGAAGCAAAACATCTTAGAGCATAAAAACCTCATCACTCTTCCCTGCCATCATGATGCAACAAAATGTCTATAGTACACTATGATTCACAGTTATTATTAAGGCAGCAGAATaacttgtgtggagtttgcctgttCTCCCCTGGTTGCAGTCCAACAAGGTGTAGTTAGGTGAATCGGTGTCTCTAGATTGCCAGGAGTGCCCGGTTGTTCCTGCCTCTCCCCATAACCCTGTACCAGATACACTGGTGGATGGACTGATTAATCATTAAGGTCTCACCTCCGACTCCGAGCAGATTCAGACCAGCGAGGGACAGGAGGAGAAGCGCTGTTTGTGTCATGGCGACGCACTGCTCTCGTAGGCGCTTGCCTCTCACACTGCAACTTAACACAAGGTGCACAAAGCGAGAAAAGCAATACAAGAACTGGCAGGCGTTATAGGATGTGGTCAGGCAAAGGTTCAGAGAAATACAACGACAAGCTTCTCCACGCCTGCTTGAACAGGGGCCATGCTTCTccttacagcagtgtttctcaacctgctTCTTGGGAACCCTTAGACCATTTTccgacatttttgctccctcccagctccctgccagatagtccacttttttgcttcctcccagagagcaaaaacatgcactttTTGTCTTGGGGTCCctaaggactggtttgagaaacactgccttagAGCATAATTTCGCCGCTTTTTAAAATATCAAAGTTTGCGGGGTGGaaaaattttatttctattatgtcatctatacagaaaaaaatatttaatacaGAAACAcgttttatttctttgttttattcactTCTTCATTCTCTTATCTCAAATAGTATGTGCAAAACTTAAGGTAAATGGGAGACGGATATACAACCTGAATTTCGGAAAAGATGGgatgttctttaagtatgaataCAATGAAAactaaaagacttttaagatattttattcacagcagaacacaggtaacatacatgtttaaactgagaaatgttacAATATTATGCACATAATGAGCTCATTTGAAATTTGATGGGATAGTTGGGACAGGGGCATGTTTACCACGGTGCAGCATCtcctcttcttttcaaaacggtTTGTAGACATCTGGGCATTGAGGTTATCAGTTTCTGGAgttttctcttctcttctcttcttttctcttctcttctcttctcttctcttctccgacgaagccatgctgttgtaatagCTGCGGTTTTGCATTTCCCTGAAATAAGCGTCGTCTGGAGGGGACCATAtgttgctctaaaacctttatatacctttcagcattcatagttccttacgaaacatgcaagctgcccataccgtatgcacttatgcacccccataccatcagagatgctggcttttgacctgaacgctgataacacgctggaaggtctccctcctctttagcccggaCGACACACCGCCCTTcattaccaacaagaatgtcacatttggactcgtctgaccatagaacactttcccactttgaaacagtccatttcaaatgagtcttggcccacaggacacgacggcgcttctggaccatgTTCGAATAGCTTTAGTTGGCATCTGAAGATGACATGGCGGATTGTGTTTACCGACAGTGGTTTGTGGAAGTACTCCAGGGTCCATTTAGTAATGTCGTTAGCACAATCATGCCGATTAGTGATACAGAAGGTATTAGTGATTCAGAAGGTGATACAGTGATACAGAATCGTCTGAGTCCAGTACAGGTCTTCGGCCTTGTCCCTCACGCACAGCGATATCTCCAGTTTCTCTCAATCTTTTGATGATGTTATGCACTGTCGATGATGAGATTTGCAAAACCTTTGCAATTTGaagttgaggaacattgtttttaaagtatTCCACAATCTTTTTATACACTTTGCACAGATTGGAGagcctctgcccatctttacttctgagagactctgcctctctAAGTCATCCCTTTTATAGCTAATTCAGATATTCAGACCTGTGGGCTGGGGGGTTAATCAGACGGTGATGATAAGGAGCCCCCACCTTTCTCCTCACTTTACAAAGTTGGACCCACCGGAACACAAGTAGACACACCACTCCCTCATATCAAAGGCATAagacaaaagaaaaataattaaacaaataaataactaaataaataaacaaacaaacatgatgaatggatgaatgattgaatgaattaaaaatagcaatatacataaagaaataaaaatacaaatataataataaaacataacatGCCCATTATTTCTTTTGTCATTTAAGACTATTGTTCCGCAAGCTGACAGATAAAGGAATGAAGGAGTTCTTCAATCTCTCTGGGTGCTCTGGCAGGATGTGCAATCgtgcctgggggggtggggaagggGTGCTGTTTTATGGCGGACGGGTTTCAGCACGTGGCACGTGTTGCGGCGGTATGCCCATGGAGAggagggggagcaggcaagtaGACTGGGGGCCAATGAAAGAAGtgatacaggaagcacctgagAAGGCTGAGGGCGCGATGCGGGGGCCTCAAAATGCCACAGGCACATGGGGGGTGACTGAGAACTGAGGCCTAATGTTACTCTCTGCTGGTATGCCCTGAGATTGCTGTACCAAGAATGTAGGGGGGGGGTTGATACGGGGGGCCACACAGCTTAATTATTTCAATAAAAAGGTCTATTTTTTGGGGGAGATGAAGTTAGATATTCCCCTGCCCCCCTTTTGGGTGACAATACTCCATGCATTTCAGGTATACAATAAACAATTACTCATAATTATtcaaaaagggaaaacatcgaAAAAAAATTTTTATCAAAATTGAGTGATGACTGAAATCATGTCTCTTGTTTTACCTCAGCTGCTCAGTTTTGAAGTGTTTTGCCTTCATATTGCAGGAtgattttaaaaagtctaaGCTTGAAAAATGAAGCCCATCTCGCATTGAAATAGTGGCCCACCCTGTCCCGGTGCTTATCTGGGATGAGGTTGTTCTTTACGTGTAAATTGTACCCTCTCAGTAAACCTCATTAGAGGTAGTGAAAGGAGTGTAAAGCGGCGGTACTCCTATCTGTTACAATCTAATCACCACGGCTGTCATTGGAGAGGCCTCTGTCATGGAGGAGCGGTCCTGGGGGCAACAGGAGAGCGTGACCTGCCGGTCTAGCTCCGCCCCCCATGGCGGGTCGCCTTACAGGTTTCGCGTGTCACTTTCGCCCGAGCGCTTAGCTTCCCTCGGCTGACCCAGAG from Brienomyrus brachyistius isolate T26 chromosome 17, BBRACH_0.4, whole genome shotgun sequence harbors:
- the LOC125711873 gene encoding uncharacterized protein LOC125711873 isoform X2; translated protein: MESDCGSCDYGGLSSVCHLRGSSAQSCTSPTVLQPPPCSTSRGGTGHTPPQTPGHCAGSSCSVRGKRLREQCVAMTQTALLLLSLAGLNLLGVGGSAATDRRTAVPHEIVYATLGLPLNLTCTYNCSSGWVRGDWCPWKVGQPDCQPVQSKDTNSPELSHRAERHVMVQVQAPPSSPVLTLSREESGSSKVTCTSGGFYPKTVTVTWSHNGSPLDGAKDIIVRPEPNGTFSVCSTITLGSLTPHDRGTMSCEIHHVALSQPLRCDRSLGEGHPSLQVYYSRDAESSDKTVPVSDTIRTSVGGFLRLYCHVDGHSSSTVHWFRRSSTSQWLSVGTDTTLTMREVKQEDMGSYMCQMGVFNSSVMVEIDAAGSTLWLKTLAVTMLFVAMVLAAAAAFFCITHKAKHRGDSVNRSKSEPTVNEGRAAVAMQAGECMRNWENVAVRVTEAGCQSEQEVPYADIIISVRGSSSPELSNAPDSAPGNYGKRWQGEASRSALLQTSRSADRLHVHQREVARKMSTGSEYAVITYYPLPMS
- the LOC125711873 gene encoding uncharacterized protein LOC125711873 isoform X1; this encodes MESDCGSCDYGGLSSVCHLRGSSAQSCTSPTVLQPPPCSTSRGGTGHTPPQTPGHCAGSSCSVRGKRLREQCVAMTQTALLLLSLAGLNLLGVGGSAATDRRTAVPHEIVYATLGLPLNLTCTYNCSSGWVRGDWCPWKVGQPDCQPVQSKVSISEHGGVCGVTLSLRLASADPAAHNYSCFSQDTNSPELSHRAERHVMVQVQAPPSSPVLTLSREESGSSKVTCTSGGFYPKTVTVTWSHNGSPLDGAKDIIVRPEPNGTFSVCSTITLGSLTPHDRGTMSCEIHHVALSQPLRCDRSLGEGHPSLQVYYSRDAESSDKTVPVSDTIRTSVGGFLRLYCHVDGHSSSTVHWFRRSSTSQWLSVGTDTTLTMREVKQEDMGSYMCQMGVFNSSVMVEIDAAGSTLWLKTLAVTMLFVAMVLAAAAAFFCITHKAKHRGDSVNRSKSEPTVNEGRAAVAMQAGECMRNWENVAVRVTEAGCQSEQEVPYADIIISVRGSSSPELSNAPDSAPGNYGKRWQGEASRSALLQTSRSADRLHVHQREVARKMSTGSEYAVITYYPLPMS